Proteins co-encoded in one Nematostella vectensis chromosome 15, jaNemVect1.1, whole genome shotgun sequence genomic window:
- the LOC116618851 gene encoding uncharacterized protein LOC116618851 isoform X2 codes for MTNLVFLILVPLSFSVRKHSLLMCLLPRQTTTIPRCISLVSFKIVQSDWLAHPPALITIPMQVQISPMQITLEIRSKFSVFLVFLSEFSLLLESTQIDYDIKNLDCEAAGTEHIYIAWTTSRIGNYSVYFCKLPSSSFCQNVSEFKFGCTKEVLLPNVRQQCNIAAAAAFDPVDLFNYSVQSVSGNGPMVTAFKRCLLSVKMKCSRMTGLELTTPSRGSLCLSWNKPDMGQMSNQLCYKITYAPVGANSLLNLTVTKMIEDAYTYDLPPTLSPFTTYQVFAQCSLSCKGGWGEAAGPITGTLLEEAGGGARNTGVFMGTDKLPQKSYWYGVIREIKVTCLEESLDNSTLQKSVIRENYTGGDTGYQAITLSPLQRHKGYTVHAVYCNSAGCSPQGDGLQIPSQDTDPLPFKAPSRSSGQALFVGVGCGLAVVAVVIIVVLVCRFCPLERRRRGQRIEEVFPYPIAPMVSEASLPTGSANEYGNLYSAAASATSLNRSVYNTDASSLVSQRTEDRLSVDGRDFSNASVRSLRSCNSLPCMTENERSRNAIPEEEGQEASSGVLHDDCFGPSSFDVELPLIKVNLRDEDKMT; via the exons ATGACTAATCTTGTCTTTTTAATTCTGGTCCCCCTGTCGTTTTCTGTAAGAAAGCATTCTCTTTTGATGTGTCTTCTTCCCCGACAAACCACAACAATTCCCCGCTGTATTTCTCTTGTTTCTTTCAAAATCGTGCAATCTGATTGGCTGGCCCATCCACCTGCTCTCATTACCATACCCATGCAAGTTCAAATATCACCGATGCAGATTACTTTGGAAATTCGCTCTaaattttctgttttcttaGTCTTTCTCTCGGAGTTTTCCCTGCTTCTAGAGTCAACACAGATAG ACTATGATATAAAAAATCTTGACTGTGAGGCTGCTGGTACAGAGCATATCTATATAGCATGGACAACAAGCAGAATTGGCAACTATTCTGTTTACTTCTGTAAACTTCCAAGTTCATCTTTCTGTCAAAATGTTTCGGAGTTCAAGTTTGGTTGCACAAAGGAGGTTTTGCTGCCAAATGTGAGACAGCAATGTAATATTGCAGCAGCTGCTGCATTTGATCCAGTGGATTTATTCAACTATTCTGTACAGAGTGTCAGTGGCAATGGACCAATGGTTACTGCATTTAAAAGATGCCTGCTGTCGGTAAAAA TGAAATGCAGTCGTATGACTGGACTTGAGTTGACTACTCCAAGCAGAGGAAGTCTTTGTTTGTCATGGAATAAGCCAGACATGGGACAGATGTCCAACCAGCTGTGCTACAAGATCACTTATGCACCTGTGGGAGCAAACTCACTACTTAATTTA ACTGTCACCAAGATGATTGAAGATGCCTATACTTACGACCTCCCCCCGACCTTATCACCCTTCACAACATACCAAGTGTTTGCACAGTGCTCTTTGAGCTGCAAAGGGGGCTGGGGTGAGGCTGCTGGGCCTATCACTGGTACATTACTAGAGGAAG CTGGAGGTGGTGCAAGAAACACTGGGGTTTTCATGGGAACTGATAAA CTTCCTCAGAAAAGTTATTGGTATGGCGTGATTAGGGAAATCAAGGTCACATGTCTAGAAGAGTCTCTTGATAACAGCACTCTACAGAAATCAGTGATCAGGGAGAACTATACAGGAGGGGACACTGGATACCAGGCCATCACTCTATCACCCCTACAGCGGCACAAGGGGTACACGGTGCACGCAGTGTACTGCAACAGTGCTGGGTGCAGCCCCCAGGGCGATGGTCTCCAGATCCCATCCCAAG ATACAGACCCTCTGCCATTCAAAGCTCCGTCACGCTCATCTGGCCAAGCATTGTTTGTAGGCGTCGGATGCGGACTCGCTGTTGTTGCCGTTGTAATCATTGTTGTATTAGTATGTAG ATTCTGCCCTttagaaagaagaagaagaggtcAAAGGATTGAGGAGGTCTTCCCTTACCCG ATAGCGCCAATGGTATCAGAAGCCTCACTTCCGACCGGCAGTGCTAATGAGTACGGCAATCTGTACTCTGCCGCTGCAAGCGCAACCTCTCTAAACCGGTCAGTCTACAATACAGACGCGAGTTCTCTTGTTTCTCAGCGAACTGAAGACCGACTTTCCGTCGATGGAAGGGATTTCTCTAATGCCTCAGTGCGCTCTCTACGAAGCTGCAATTCTCTGCCTTGCATGACCGAAAACGAGCGTTCACGGAACGCTATACCCGAGGAAGAGGGCCAAGAAGCGAGCTCTGGGGTTCTCCATGATGATTGTTTTGGGCCTTCATCCTTCGATGTTGAACTCCCTTTAATAAAAGTGAATCTTAGGGACGAGGATAAAATGACTTGA
- the LOC116618851 gene encoding uncharacterized protein LOC116618851 isoform X1 gives MTNLVFLILVPLSFSVRKHSLLMCLLPRQTTTIPRCISLVSFKIVQSDWLAHPPALITIPMQVQISPMQITLEIRSKFSVFLVFLSEFSLLLESTQIDYDIKNLDCEAAGTEHIYIAWTTSRIGNYSVYFCKLPSSSFCQNVSEFKFGCTKEVLLPNVRQQCNIAAAAAFDPVDLFNYSVQSVSGNGPMVTAFKRCLLSVKMKCSRMTGLELTTPSRGSLCLSWNKPDMGQMSNQLCYKITYAPVGANSLLNLTVTKMIEDAYTYDLPPTLSPFTTYQVFAQCSLSCKGGWGEAAGPITGTLLEEAPFMPLMFAPPGEENINSKLRTVVINIKLPQKSYWYGVIREIKVTCLEESLDNSTLQKSVIRENYTGGDTGYQAITLSPLQRHKGYTVHAVYCNSAGCSPQGDGLQIPSQDTDPLPFKAPSRSSGQALFVGVGCGLAVVAVVIIVVLVCRFCPLERRRRGQRIEEVFPYPIAPMVSEASLPTGSANEYGNLYSAAASATSLNRSVYNTDASSLVSQRTEDRLSVDGRDFSNASVRSLRSCNSLPCMTENERSRNAIPEEEGQEASSGVLHDDCFGPSSFDVELPLIKVNLRDEDKMT, from the exons ATGACTAATCTTGTCTTTTTAATTCTGGTCCCCCTGTCGTTTTCTGTAAGAAAGCATTCTCTTTTGATGTGTCTTCTTCCCCGACAAACCACAACAATTCCCCGCTGTATTTCTCTTGTTTCTTTCAAAATCGTGCAATCTGATTGGCTGGCCCATCCACCTGCTCTCATTACCATACCCATGCAAGTTCAAATATCACCGATGCAGATTACTTTGGAAATTCGCTCTaaattttctgttttcttaGTCTTTCTCTCGGAGTTTTCCCTGCTTCTAGAGTCAACACAGATAG ACTATGATATAAAAAATCTTGACTGTGAGGCTGCTGGTACAGAGCATATCTATATAGCATGGACAACAAGCAGAATTGGCAACTATTCTGTTTACTTCTGTAAACTTCCAAGTTCATCTTTCTGTCAAAATGTTTCGGAGTTCAAGTTTGGTTGCACAAAGGAGGTTTTGCTGCCAAATGTGAGACAGCAATGTAATATTGCAGCAGCTGCTGCATTTGATCCAGTGGATTTATTCAACTATTCTGTACAGAGTGTCAGTGGCAATGGACCAATGGTTACTGCATTTAAAAGATGCCTGCTGTCGGTAAAAA TGAAATGCAGTCGTATGACTGGACTTGAGTTGACTACTCCAAGCAGAGGAAGTCTTTGTTTGTCATGGAATAAGCCAGACATGGGACAGATGTCCAACCAGCTGTGCTACAAGATCACTTATGCACCTGTGGGAGCAAACTCACTACTTAATTTA ACTGTCACCAAGATGATTGAAGATGCCTATACTTACGACCTCCCCCCGACCTTATCACCCTTCACAACATACCAAGTGTTTGCACAGTGCTCTTTGAGCTGCAAAGGGGGCTGGGGTGAGGCTGCTGGGCCTATCACTGGTACATTACTAGAGGAAG CACCTTTTATGCCGCTCATGTTTGCCCCACCTGGTGAAGAGAATATCAACAGTAAGCTGAGGACTGTTGTTATAAATATCAAA CTTCCTCAGAAAAGTTATTGGTATGGCGTGATTAGGGAAATCAAGGTCACATGTCTAGAAGAGTCTCTTGATAACAGCACTCTACAGAAATCAGTGATCAGGGAGAACTATACAGGAGGGGACACTGGATACCAGGCCATCACTCTATCACCCCTACAGCGGCACAAGGGGTACACGGTGCACGCAGTGTACTGCAACAGTGCTGGGTGCAGCCCCCAGGGCGATGGTCTCCAGATCCCATCCCAAG ATACAGACCCTCTGCCATTCAAAGCTCCGTCACGCTCATCTGGCCAAGCATTGTTTGTAGGCGTCGGATGCGGACTCGCTGTTGTTGCCGTTGTAATCATTGTTGTATTAGTATGTAG ATTCTGCCCTttagaaagaagaagaagaggtcAAAGGATTGAGGAGGTCTTCCCTTACCCG ATAGCGCCAATGGTATCAGAAGCCTCACTTCCGACCGGCAGTGCTAATGAGTACGGCAATCTGTACTCTGCCGCTGCAAGCGCAACCTCTCTAAACCGGTCAGTCTACAATACAGACGCGAGTTCTCTTGTTTCTCAGCGAACTGAAGACCGACTTTCCGTCGATGGAAGGGATTTCTCTAATGCCTCAGTGCGCTCTCTACGAAGCTGCAATTCTCTGCCTTGCATGACCGAAAACGAGCGTTCACGGAACGCTATACCCGAGGAAGAGGGCCAAGAAGCGAGCTCTGGGGTTCTCCATGATGATTGTTTTGGGCCTTCATCCTTCGATGTTGAACTCCCTTTAATAAAAGTGAATCTTAGGGACGAGGATAAAATGACTTGA
- the LOC116618851 gene encoding uncharacterized protein LOC116618851 isoform X3 gives MVTAFKRCLLSVKMKCSRMTGLELTTPSRGSLCLSWNKPDMGQMSNQLCYKITYAPVGANSLLNLTVTKMIEDAYTYDLPPTLSPFTTYQVFAQCSLSCKGGWGEAAGPITGTLLEEAPFMPLMFAPPGEENINSKLRTVVINIKLPQKSYWYGVIREIKVTCLEESLDNSTLQKSVIRENYTGGDTGYQAITLSPLQRHKGYTVHAVYCNSAGCSPQGDGLQIPSQDTDPLPFKAPSRSSGQALFVGVGCGLAVVAVVIIVVLVCRFCPLERRRRGQRIEEVFPYPIAPMVSEASLPTGSANEYGNLYSAAASATSLNRSVYNTDASSLVSQRTEDRLSVDGRDFSNASVRSLRSCNSLPCMTENERSRNAIPEEEGQEASSGVLHDDCFGPSSFDVELPLIKVNLRDEDKMT, from the exons ATGGTTACTGCATTTAAAAGATGCCTGCTGTCGGTAAAAA TGAAATGCAGTCGTATGACTGGACTTGAGTTGACTACTCCAAGCAGAGGAAGTCTTTGTTTGTCATGGAATAAGCCAGACATGGGACAGATGTCCAACCAGCTGTGCTACAAGATCACTTATGCACCTGTGGGAGCAAACTCACTACTTAATTTA ACTGTCACCAAGATGATTGAAGATGCCTATACTTACGACCTCCCCCCGACCTTATCACCCTTCACAACATACCAAGTGTTTGCACAGTGCTCTTTGAGCTGCAAAGGGGGCTGGGGTGAGGCTGCTGGGCCTATCACTGGTACATTACTAGAGGAAG CACCTTTTATGCCGCTCATGTTTGCCCCACCTGGTGAAGAGAATATCAACAGTAAGCTGAGGACTGTTGTTATAAATATCAAA CTTCCTCAGAAAAGTTATTGGTATGGCGTGATTAGGGAAATCAAGGTCACATGTCTAGAAGAGTCTCTTGATAACAGCACTCTACAGAAATCAGTGATCAGGGAGAACTATACAGGAGGGGACACTGGATACCAGGCCATCACTCTATCACCCCTACAGCGGCACAAGGGGTACACGGTGCACGCAGTGTACTGCAACAGTGCTGGGTGCAGCCCCCAGGGCGATGGTCTCCAGATCCCATCCCAAG ATACAGACCCTCTGCCATTCAAAGCTCCGTCACGCTCATCTGGCCAAGCATTGTTTGTAGGCGTCGGATGCGGACTCGCTGTTGTTGCCGTTGTAATCATTGTTGTATTAGTATGTAG ATTCTGCCCTttagaaagaagaagaagaggtcAAAGGATTGAGGAGGTCTTCCCTTACCCG ATAGCGCCAATGGTATCAGAAGCCTCACTTCCGACCGGCAGTGCTAATGAGTACGGCAATCTGTACTCTGCCGCTGCAAGCGCAACCTCTCTAAACCGGTCAGTCTACAATACAGACGCGAGTTCTCTTGTTTCTCAGCGAACTGAAGACCGACTTTCCGTCGATGGAAGGGATTTCTCTAATGCCTCAGTGCGCTCTCTACGAAGCTGCAATTCTCTGCCTTGCATGACCGAAAACGAGCGTTCACGGAACGCTATACCCGAGGAAGAGGGCCAAGAAGCGAGCTCTGGGGTTCTCCATGATGATTGTTTTGGGCCTTCATCCTTCGATGTTGAACTCCCTTTAATAAAAGTGAATCTTAGGGACGAGGATAAAATGACTTGA
- the LOC116618851 gene encoding uncharacterized protein LOC116618851 isoform X4, whose translation MPAVVKCSRMTGLELTTPSRGSLCLSWNKPDMGQMSNQLCYKITYAPVGANSLLNLTVTKMIEDAYTYDLPPTLSPFTTYQVFAQCSLSCKGGWGEAAGPITGTLLEEAPFMPLMFAPPGEENINSKLRTVVINIKLPQKSYWYGVIREIKVTCLEESLDNSTLQKSVIRENYTGGDTGYQAITLSPLQRHKGYTVHAVYCNSAGCSPQGDGLQIPSQDTDPLPFKAPSRSSGQALFVGVGCGLAVVAVVIIVVLVCRFCPLERRRRGQRIEEVFPYPIAPMVSEASLPTGSANEYGNLYSAAASATSLNRSVYNTDASSLVSQRTEDRLSVDGRDFSNASVRSLRSCNSLPCMTENERSRNAIPEEEGQEASSGVLHDDCFGPSSFDVELPLIKVNLRDEDKMT comes from the exons ATGCCTGCTGTCG TGAAATGCAGTCGTATGACTGGACTTGAGTTGACTACTCCAAGCAGAGGAAGTCTTTGTTTGTCATGGAATAAGCCAGACATGGGACAGATGTCCAACCAGCTGTGCTACAAGATCACTTATGCACCTGTGGGAGCAAACTCACTACTTAATTTA ACTGTCACCAAGATGATTGAAGATGCCTATACTTACGACCTCCCCCCGACCTTATCACCCTTCACAACATACCAAGTGTTTGCACAGTGCTCTTTGAGCTGCAAAGGGGGCTGGGGTGAGGCTGCTGGGCCTATCACTGGTACATTACTAGAGGAAG CACCTTTTATGCCGCTCATGTTTGCCCCACCTGGTGAAGAGAATATCAACAGTAAGCTGAGGACTGTTGTTATAAATATCAAA CTTCCTCAGAAAAGTTATTGGTATGGCGTGATTAGGGAAATCAAGGTCACATGTCTAGAAGAGTCTCTTGATAACAGCACTCTACAGAAATCAGTGATCAGGGAGAACTATACAGGAGGGGACACTGGATACCAGGCCATCACTCTATCACCCCTACAGCGGCACAAGGGGTACACGGTGCACGCAGTGTACTGCAACAGTGCTGGGTGCAGCCCCCAGGGCGATGGTCTCCAGATCCCATCCCAAG ATACAGACCCTCTGCCATTCAAAGCTCCGTCACGCTCATCTGGCCAAGCATTGTTTGTAGGCGTCGGATGCGGACTCGCTGTTGTTGCCGTTGTAATCATTGTTGTATTAGTATGTAG ATTCTGCCCTttagaaagaagaagaagaggtcAAAGGATTGAGGAGGTCTTCCCTTACCCG ATAGCGCCAATGGTATCAGAAGCCTCACTTCCGACCGGCAGTGCTAATGAGTACGGCAATCTGTACTCTGCCGCTGCAAGCGCAACCTCTCTAAACCGGTCAGTCTACAATACAGACGCGAGTTCTCTTGTTTCTCAGCGAACTGAAGACCGACTTTCCGTCGATGGAAGGGATTTCTCTAATGCCTCAGTGCGCTCTCTACGAAGCTGCAATTCTCTGCCTTGCATGACCGAAAACGAGCGTTCACGGAACGCTATACCCGAGGAAGAGGGCCAAGAAGCGAGCTCTGGGGTTCTCCATGATGATTGTTTTGGGCCTTCATCCTTCGATGTTGAACTCCCTTTAATAAAAGTGAATCTTAGGGACGAGGATAAAATGACTTGA
- the LOC116618851 gene encoding uncharacterized protein LOC116618851 isoform X5 — protein MTGLELTTPSRGSLCLSWNKPDMGQMSNQLCYKITYAPVGANSLLNLTVTKMIEDAYTYDLPPTLSPFTTYQVFAQCSLSCKGGWGEAAGPITGTLLEEAPFMPLMFAPPGEENINSKLRTVVINIKLPQKSYWYGVIREIKVTCLEESLDNSTLQKSVIRENYTGGDTGYQAITLSPLQRHKGYTVHAVYCNSAGCSPQGDGLQIPSQDTDPLPFKAPSRSSGQALFVGVGCGLAVVAVVIIVVLVCRFCPLERRRRGQRIEEVFPYPIAPMVSEASLPTGSANEYGNLYSAAASATSLNRSVYNTDASSLVSQRTEDRLSVDGRDFSNASVRSLRSCNSLPCMTENERSRNAIPEEEGQEASSGVLHDDCFGPSSFDVELPLIKVNLRDEDKMT, from the exons ATGACTGGACTTGAGTTGACTACTCCAAGCAGAGGAAGTCTTTGTTTGTCATGGAATAAGCCAGACATGGGACAGATGTCCAACCAGCTGTGCTACAAGATCACTTATGCACCTGTGGGAGCAAACTCACTACTTAATTTA ACTGTCACCAAGATGATTGAAGATGCCTATACTTACGACCTCCCCCCGACCTTATCACCCTTCACAACATACCAAGTGTTTGCACAGTGCTCTTTGAGCTGCAAAGGGGGCTGGGGTGAGGCTGCTGGGCCTATCACTGGTACATTACTAGAGGAAG CACCTTTTATGCCGCTCATGTTTGCCCCACCTGGTGAAGAGAATATCAACAGTAAGCTGAGGACTGTTGTTATAAATATCAAA CTTCCTCAGAAAAGTTATTGGTATGGCGTGATTAGGGAAATCAAGGTCACATGTCTAGAAGAGTCTCTTGATAACAGCACTCTACAGAAATCAGTGATCAGGGAGAACTATACAGGAGGGGACACTGGATACCAGGCCATCACTCTATCACCCCTACAGCGGCACAAGGGGTACACGGTGCACGCAGTGTACTGCAACAGTGCTGGGTGCAGCCCCCAGGGCGATGGTCTCCAGATCCCATCCCAAG ATACAGACCCTCTGCCATTCAAAGCTCCGTCACGCTCATCTGGCCAAGCATTGTTTGTAGGCGTCGGATGCGGACTCGCTGTTGTTGCCGTTGTAATCATTGTTGTATTAGTATGTAG ATTCTGCCCTttagaaagaagaagaagaggtcAAAGGATTGAGGAGGTCTTCCCTTACCCG ATAGCGCCAATGGTATCAGAAGCCTCACTTCCGACCGGCAGTGCTAATGAGTACGGCAATCTGTACTCTGCCGCTGCAAGCGCAACCTCTCTAAACCGGTCAGTCTACAATACAGACGCGAGTTCTCTTGTTTCTCAGCGAACTGAAGACCGACTTTCCGTCGATGGAAGGGATTTCTCTAATGCCTCAGTGCGCTCTCTACGAAGCTGCAATTCTCTGCCTTGCATGACCGAAAACGAGCGTTCACGGAACGCTATACCCGAGGAAGAGGGCCAAGAAGCGAGCTCTGGGGTTCTCCATGATGATTGTTTTGGGCCTTCATCCTTCGATGTTGAACTCCCTTTAATAAAAGTGAATCTTAGGGACGAGGATAAAATGACTTGA
- the LOC5513479 gene encoding substance-K receptor translates to MGDVALNSTVNSTNSTSFLKGCFAIKCHFTMSERSAIIISFGITFLASFFGNSMVCLLITRTRRLRNCTNFSIFNLCIADLMITLVCIPMLTIDFYIAEEWLFGPFMCKTVTFLQNTVINASILILMTISVEKFVVVCFPFQSRYYRGWFPYIIAFMWLVAISDASYTTIFKKILVVAGHKKCILSYPGKLGDRQRYLIGHAVGFFFLPLTIMAVLHCITIFVIQQKLSQRSQTPTQGVQVLRVNVRKLQRKRKAVAILVLIILMFVISWGPYLSLAIWDAFFPPEPQGIVEYYTVLNKIFVLCLWLVFFNSACHPVIYCFLGREYRIAVKNSFARWSNSQSTRNKQQPAIPLRPYNYMRT, encoded by the coding sequence ATGGGCGATGTGGCATTGAACAGCACTGTTAACAGTACTAACTCcacttcttttttaaagggCTGCTTCGCTATCAAATGTCATTTTACTATGAGTGAACGCTCTGCGATAATTATTTCGTTTGGGATAACTTTCCTGGCATCTTTTTTTGGGAATTCCATGGTATGTCTTTTAATAACAAGAACACGACGTCTGCGGAACTGTACGAACTTCTCCATCTTCAATCTTTGCATCGCGGATCTTATGATCACACTTGTATGCATACCAATGCTCACCATCGACTTCTACATCGCGGAGGAATGGCTCTTCGGGCCTTTTATGTGCAAGACCGTAACATTCCTTCAGAACACCGTGATCAATGCTTCCATCCTCATTCTGATGACAATCAGCGTGGAGAAATTCGTGGTTGTTTGCTTTCCGTTTCAGTCACGTTACTATCGAGGCTGGTTCCCCTACATCATCGCCTTCATGTGGCTCGTCGCGATCTCTGATGCCTCGTACACGACTATATTCAAGAAGATCCTAGTTGTGGCAGGACACAAGAAGTGCATCCTGAGCTACCCCGGAAAGCTCGGCGACAGACAAAGGTACCTCATAGGGCATGCAGTCGGGTTCTTCTTTCTCCCCTTGACCATAATGGCTGTTCTGCACTGCATCACGATCTTCGTCATACAGCAGAAGCTGTCTCAGAGGTCTCAGACGCCCACTCAAGGGGTGCAAGTTCTTCGAGTGAACGTGCGTAAGCTCCAGCGCAAGCGCAAGGCTGTGGCAATCCTAGTCTTGATCATCCTCATGTTCGTCATTTCCTGGGGACCTTATCTTTCTCTAGCTATTTGGGACGCGTTTTTCCCGCCTGAACCGCAAGGAATTGTGGAGTATTACACCGTGCTCAATAAGATCTTCGTGTTATGCCTGTGGTTGGTGTTTTTCAATTCTGCGTGTCATCCCGTTATTTACTGCTTTCTGGGGAGGGAGTACCGTATTGCTGTGAAAAACTCGTTCGCCCGTTGGTCAAATTCGCAGTCAACGAGGAATAAGCAGCAACCAGCGATTCCTCTTCGCCCTTATAACTATATGAGGACATGA
- the LOC116618868 gene encoding uncharacterized protein LOC116618868 isoform X1: MSLQSVLVILAVCVCVTFAATATVKPTKKPTPPPNPSTLQCSTYNVTLKLISTPWDGNLGNTFSGQFEKLRLELEAGVHQAFDGYNAFTGLKVNSFSRAPDGKTLVNMYLDFNTNGTHLVAFLKALQTKKLGTIPVNNVLNTFSCYVVAPIMYCSYPCPALCAPTCGASCCGSYMVATPFPVASPPPACPAPCSPSCAPSCSPACCQTAYSRAYNTYRSLYGKRHVAPRPRGVKKHLQKHKKALKKHHKKSE, translated from the exons ATGAGCCTGCAGTCCGTCCTCGTTATCCTAGCGGTCTGTGTATGCGTGACATTTGCTGCAA CAGCTACTGTTAAACCAACAAAAAAGCCCACACCTCCACCAAACCCAAGCACACTACAAT GCTCCACATATAACGTTACCTTAAAGCTGATCAGCACGCCGTGGGACGGTAACCTTGGCAACACATTCTCAGGACAGTTCGAGAAACTCAGACTTGAACTCGAAGCTGGG GTCCACCAAGCATTTGACGGTTATAACGCATTTACCGGACTTAAAGTCAACTCTTTTAG CCGCGCTCCGGATGGCAAGACCCTGGTAAACATGTACTTGGACTTTAACACGAACGGCACTCACCTGGTAGCTTTCCTCAAGGCCCTACAGACAAAGAAACTCGGCACAATCCCCGTCAACAATGTGCTCAACACATTCT CGTGTTATGTGGTGGCTCCCATTATGTACTGTAGCTATCCCTGCCCCGCCCTCTGCGCCCCCACATGCGGGGCCTCCTGCTGTGGGTCCTACATGGTGGCCACGCCCTTCCCAGTCGCCTCCCCTCCTCCTGCATGCCCTGCCCCGTGCAGCCCTTCATGTGCCCCATCCTGCAGCCCGGCGTGCTGCCAGACCGCCTACAGCCGCGCCTATAACACATACCGCAGCCTGTACGGCAAGAGACACGTAGCGCCGAGACCTCGTGGGGTAAAGAAACATCTCCAAAAGCACAAGAAGGCCTTGAAGAAGCACCACAAGAAATCGGAGTAG
- the LOC116618868 gene encoding uncharacterized protein LOC116618868 isoform X2: protein MSLQSVLVILAVCVCVTFAATTVKPTKKPTPPPNPSTLQCSTYNVTLKLISTPWDGNLGNTFSGQFEKLRLELEAGVHQAFDGYNAFTGLKVNSFSRAPDGKTLVNMYLDFNTNGTHLVAFLKALQTKKLGTIPVNNVLNTFSCYVVAPIMYCSYPCPALCAPTCGASCCGSYMVATPFPVASPPPACPAPCSPSCAPSCSPACCQTAYSRAYNTYRSLYGKRHVAPRPRGVKKHLQKHKKALKKHHKKSE from the exons ATGAGCCTGCAGTCCGTCCTCGTTATCCTAGCGGTCTGTGTATGCGTGACATTTGCTGCAA CTACTGTTAAACCAACAAAAAAGCCCACACCTCCACCAAACCCAAGCACACTACAAT GCTCCACATATAACGTTACCTTAAAGCTGATCAGCACGCCGTGGGACGGTAACCTTGGCAACACATTCTCAGGACAGTTCGAGAAACTCAGACTTGAACTCGAAGCTGGG GTCCACCAAGCATTTGACGGTTATAACGCATTTACCGGACTTAAAGTCAACTCTTTTAG CCGCGCTCCGGATGGCAAGACCCTGGTAAACATGTACTTGGACTTTAACACGAACGGCACTCACCTGGTAGCTTTCCTCAAGGCCCTACAGACAAAGAAACTCGGCACAATCCCCGTCAACAATGTGCTCAACACATTCT CGTGTTATGTGGTGGCTCCCATTATGTACTGTAGCTATCCCTGCCCCGCCCTCTGCGCCCCCACATGCGGGGCCTCCTGCTGTGGGTCCTACATGGTGGCCACGCCCTTCCCAGTCGCCTCCCCTCCTCCTGCATGCCCTGCCCCGTGCAGCCCTTCATGTGCCCCATCCTGCAGCCCGGCGTGCTGCCAGACCGCCTACAGCCGCGCCTATAACACATACCGCAGCCTGTACGGCAAGAGACACGTAGCGCCGAGACCTCGTGGGGTAAAGAAACATCTCCAAAAGCACAAGAAGGCCTTGAAGAAGCACCACAAGAAATCGGAGTAG
- the LOC116618868 gene encoding uncharacterized protein LOC116618868 isoform X3 — protein sequence MSLQSVLVILAVCVCVTFAATATVKPTKKPTPPPNPSTLQCSTYNVTLKLISTPWDGNLGNTFSGQFEKLRLELEAGVHQAFDGYNAFTGLKVNSFSRAPDGKTLVNMYLDFNTNGTHLVAFLKALQTKKLGTIPVNNVLNTFSCYVVISSHSFLECYV from the exons ATGAGCCTGCAGTCCGTCCTCGTTATCCTAGCGGTCTGTGTATGCGTGACATTTGCTGCAA CAGCTACTGTTAAACCAACAAAAAAGCCCACACCTCCACCAAACCCAAGCACACTACAAT GCTCCACATATAACGTTACCTTAAAGCTGATCAGCACGCCGTGGGACGGTAACCTTGGCAACACATTCTCAGGACAGTTCGAGAAACTCAGACTTGAACTCGAAGCTGGG GTCCACCAAGCATTTGACGGTTATAACGCATTTACCGGACTTAAAGTCAACTCTTTTAG CCGCGCTCCGGATGGCAAGACCCTGGTAAACATGTACTTGGACTTTAACACGAACGGCACTCACCTGGTAGCTTTCCTCAAGGCCCTACAGACAAAGAAACTCGGCACAATCCCCGTCAACAATGTGCTCAACACATTCT CGTGTTATGTGGTGATTTCCTCTCATTCCTTCCTAGAGTGTTATGTATGA